The following proteins come from a genomic window of Ignisphaera sp.:
- a CDS encoding DUF1854 domain-containing protein has protein sequence MSYAETDLDMDLRFSRLVVKVEEASVSVWRGDNLLHRVDDVARLDVVCGISICRLVAVTRGGDRVDVVYFTRRKEEEFKRFADSFNKGAKFVVERERVEKPSVGTLKWLWSILSKYKKALVIGVATSILLTVVGLLPPYLMKILIDSVLLASNPSIALFIAIILTLIATHITIAITTTYRGLTLSKLGYKVTVDLSETLYRHVMSLDLPQIEAIGVGRLTSRIVNDVNSLNWLLVWAVPAVISNSFNIVAVGSIMFYMDARLALFILLPTPIIALLVLHYRKRSRFLWHANWRRNSELYSKIYETIPNYLIVKSFVKEENEAQEFRFLLDRVYESNVSIAKLNNLTWPLLGFVLNIATVGIWWFGGLQVLSKRIELGTITAFISYASQFYGIVNNLSNLIPAMQQSLVSAERIRELLSLSPTLRSGKGLCIDRIESITFKDVTFGYDPRTPVLKDINLAIRKDEKIAIVGRSGSGKTTIVKLLLRYFDPEEGRITVNDYDIRDIDPKCLRSKVAYVPQEVVLFDTTVGYNVAYGAKEYNPIEIVRACKIAMIHDEIVKMPFAYDTQLGERGSQISGGQRQRLAIARAILLNPSLYLFDEATSNLDVINEREIFMAIMNVTKDKTSIFITHNVFEVILADKVIVLENGSIVEEGDPITLLLNKNSKLYNMFKDQLIGGDVKEILTLVDMTKKEMEKKSLEMNIVKAEEVKILPSNKSKAKVDVIYKGNLYRDLTPKLLFPITARHVVGLYTDDQKEILIIDDYRKLDKESLEVLEKAIEFNNKIFKVRRIRRVDFKGDYLLWELETNSGLTTIETYGRRSIMIFRDKIIMRDRHDNLFEALLSDLDEKSLKIVRDML, from the coding sequence ATGAGCTATGCTGAGACAGATCTTGATATGGATTTGAGGTTTTCTAGGCTTGTTGTAAAAGTTGAAGAAGCTTCTGTAAGCGTTTGGCGTGGAGATAATCTTTTGCATAGGGTTGACGATGTTGCTAGACTCGATGTTGTTTGCGGCATTAGTATCTGCAGGCTTGTTGCTGTTACACGTGGTGGTGATAGGGTCGATGTTGTCTATTTTACTAGGAGAAAGGAGGAGGAGTTTAAGAGATTTGCAGACTCTTTCAACAAGGGGGCTAAGTTTGTTGTTGAGAGGGAGAGGGTTGAGAAGCCATCTGTAGGAACCTTGAAGTGGCTTTGGAGCATTCTAAGCAAATATAAAAAGGCTTTGGTGATAGGCGTAGCTACATCGATTCTCTTAACGGTCGTAGGGCTTTTACCGCCATATCTAATGAAGATCCTCATAGACAGTGTTTTACTGGCTTCAAACCCCTCTATAGCGCTGTTCATAGCGATTATACTAACGCTTATTGCAACCCATATTACTATAGCTATTACAACAACTTACCGCGGCCTCACACTCAGCAAACTAGGATACAAAGTTACTGTAGATCTTTCAGAGACCTTGTACCGCCACGTAATGAGCCTTGACTTGCCACAGATCGAGGCTATTGGTGTGGGTAGATTAACCTCAAGGATAGTTAATGATGTTAATAGCCTTAATTGGCTTCTTGTATGGGCTGTTCCAGCAGTCATTTCAAATAGCTTTAATATTGTTGCTGTTGGAAGCATCATGTTCTATATGGATGCTAGACTAGCTCTATTCATACTATTGCCAACACCAATAATAGCTCTGCTGGTTCTTCACTATAGGAAGAGATCTAGGTTTCTATGGCATGCAAATTGGCGTAGAAACTCAGAGCTCTACTCCAAAATCTATGAAACAATTCCTAATTATCTCATCGTAAAGTCTTTTGTGAAAGAAGAGAATGAAGCGCAAGAATTTAGATTTCTTCTTGACAGAGTCTATGAAAGCAATGTTTCAATAGCTAAGCTAAACAATCTGACATGGCCCCTCCTAGGCTTTGTCTTAAATATTGCCACTGTCGGGATATGGTGGTTCGGCGGACTACAAGTGCTTAGCAAAAGAATAGAGCTTGGAACAATAACAGCTTTCATATCATATGCATCTCAGTTCTATGGTATTGTAAACAACTTGAGCAACCTTATACCAGCTATGCAACAGTCTCTCGTCTCTGCAGAGAGAATAAGAGAGTTGCTATCACTATCACCTACACTAAGAAGTGGGAAAGGACTCTGCATAGACAGGATAGAGAGTATAACGTTTAAGGATGTAACTTTTGGCTACGACCCAAGAACGCCAGTTCTAAAGGACATCAACTTGGCTATTAGAAAGGACGAGAAAATAGCAATAGTTGGTAGAAGCGGGTCTGGAAAAACAACAATTGTAAAACTCTTGCTCAGATACTTCGACCCTGAAGAAGGGAGAATAACAGTAAACGACTATGATATTAGAGACATTGATCCAAAATGCCTAAGGAGTAAAGTGGCTTATGTTCCTCAAGAAGTTGTTCTCTTCGACACAACAGTTGGCTACAATGTTGCTTATGGTGCAAAAGAGTATAATCCAATAGAAATTGTGAGAGCATGCAAAATAGCAATGATACACGATGAAATAGTTAAAATGCCATTTGCGTACGATACTCAGCTAGGGGAAAGAGGCTCTCAGATATCAGGTGGGCAGAGGCAAAGACTTGCAATAGCTAGAGCAATACTGCTAAACCCAAGTCTATACTTATTCGACGAAGCTACATCGAATCTTGATGTTATAAACGAGAGAGAGATATTCATGGCCATAATGAATGTGACAAAGGATAAGACATCCATATTCATAACACACAACGTTTTTGAGGTTATATTAGCAGACAAGGTTATTGTGCTAGAAAATGGCTCTATAGTCGAAGAAGGAGATCCCATAACATTGCTACTAAACAAGAATTCCAAACTGTACAACATGTTTAAGGACCAGCTAATAGGAGGTGATGTGAAAGAGATTCTAACACTAGTCGATATGACTAAGAAGGAGATGGAGAAGAAATCGCTGGAGATGAACATAGTTAAAGCTGAAGAAGTTAAGATTCTCCCATCAAATAAGTCAAAGGCGAAGGTAGATGTGATTTATAAAGGTAATTTATATAGAGACTTGACGCCCAAGTTGCTATTCCCAATAACAGCAAGACACGTAGTAGGGCTCTATACAGATGATCAGAAAGAGATCCTTATAATCGATGATTATAGGAAACTTGATAAAGAATCTTTAGAAGTATTAGAAAAGGCCATCGAGTTTAATAACAAGATTTTCAAGGTTAGGAGGATTAGAAGAGTGGATTTCAAAGGAGATTATCTACTGTGGGAGCTGGAAACAAATAGTGGTCTAACAACTATTGAGACTTATGGGAGGAGAAGTATAATGATATTCAGAGATAAGATAATTATGAGGGATAGGCATGACAATCTCTTCGAGGCTTTACTAAGCGACTTAGATGAGAAGAGCTTAAAGATAGTTAGAGATATGTTGTAA
- a CDS encoding ATP-binding cassette domain-containing protein, whose amino-acid sequence MRELKALEVRNLSVYSSTKEILRNVNFSLSSGEILLVTGRSGSGKTTLLRSLIGIARELYGLSLSGSVSVYGNKISNTYEASKYFYYVPQEPWYSISFPYPAMDILFKSIDIDAKAVEEMAKRLGVSHKLFDSSINLSAGEAQRIAFLEALASKAKIILIDEITSYLDRESRRQVVEAVKLASEYGETIVVVDHDIFSWRGIANKILYIEKGIATMFDDPMETPIYEDFKALEYTIKNIERFDADTEKVIEVDNIWFKYPDSKEYILKGISFDVFSGDLIWVRGGSGRGKSTLLKILAGILKPSRGSVKRFVRGVQLVSENPLHYISNPTAGDEIGWNKEIARIAGLEDALNTPIAFLSSGERRRLAIASAFIRQPKALLIDEPTVGLDPWNSIAVIKLLTMLQQRGSAIVVASHGEELGYIATKTLVV is encoded by the coding sequence TTGAGAGAGCTAAAGGCTCTAGAGGTTAGAAACCTCTCTGTATACTCCTCTACAAAAGAAATTTTAAGAAATGTAAATTTCTCTCTTAGCAGTGGAGAAATACTGTTAGTTACCGGTAGATCTGGATCTGGGAAAACAACTCTTTTGAGGAGCTTAATAGGCATTGCAAGAGAGCTGTATGGACTGTCTTTATCCGGATCTGTATCTGTCTACGGAAATAAGATCTCCAATACTTATGAGGCTTCAAAATATTTTTACTATGTACCTCAAGAGCCTTGGTACTCAATATCATTTCCTTATCCAGCTATGGATATACTCTTTAAGAGCATAGACATAGATGCTAAAGCTGTTGAGGAAATGGCTAAGAGGCTTGGCGTTAGCCACAAGCTCTTTGACTCATCAATAAATTTGAGTGCTGGCGAGGCTCAGAGAATAGCTTTTTTAGAGGCTTTGGCTTCAAAAGCAAAGATAATTCTGATAGACGAAATAACCTCTTATCTAGATAGAGAATCTAGGCGCCAGGTCGTGGAGGCAGTTAAACTTGCTTCAGAGTATGGCGAAACAATAGTTGTTGTCGATCATGACATATTTTCTTGGCGTGGAATCGCCAACAAGATTCTATATATAGAGAAAGGTATTGCAACAATGTTTGACGATCCCATGGAGACCCCAATCTATGAAGATTTCAAGGCTTTGGAATACACAATAAAAAATATTGAAAGATTTGATGCTGACACAGAAAAGGTTATAGAGGTCGACAACATATGGTTTAAGTATCCCGACTCTAAAGAGTATATACTAAAGGGCATTTCATTCGATGTTTTCTCAGGGGACTTGATCTGGGTTAGGGGAGGCTCTGGAAGAGGAAAATCAACATTGTTGAAAATCTTGGCAGGCATTTTAAAACCGAGTAGGGGTAGTGTAAAAAGATTTGTTAGAGGTGTTCAACTAGTTTCTGAAAATCCTCTGCACTACATATCCAATCCGACAGCAGGCGATGAGATTGGGTGGAACAAGGAAATTGCAAGGATTGCTGGGTTAGAAGATGCTTTAAACACGCCAATAGCATTTCTTAGCAGCGGGGAGAGAAGGAGACTTGCAATAGCATCTGCATTCATCAGGCAGCCAAAGGCTCTTCTCATAGATGAGCCAACTGTTGGTCTAGACCCTTGGAACTCTATTGCAGTAATAAAGCTTTTGACAATGCTACAGCAAAGAGGCTCTGCAATTGTTGTTGCTAGCCATGGTGAGGAGCTGGGGTATATAGCAACAAAAACTTTGGTGGTCTAG
- a CDS encoding ECF transporter S component: MAGVGIKDVIRVVVYTIITFVATVLLTVETPATGGYFNLGEAAIYTIAFIAPPLVTAISSGLGPALADLALGYWYFAPATFVIKFSEGFIVSKLLNWLRSKPHGKAVLNIIRVLAIVLAATLAIIVIVTELSFGGGVGVEFSWTPTTLFGLSIPIPNLRIVLPSIAWIVIAVVFIIVAVLSIAIWGKPYVISMAVGGLIMVTGYFLYEYFVSNPIILHREAQAAIFEIPVNIGQFVAGIILSYPLVQFIERAKGSRG, encoded by the coding sequence TTGGCAGGCGTTGGAATAAAGGATGTTATTAGAGTAGTTGTCTATACAATAATAACCTTTGTAGCCACAGTCCTGCTAACTGTAGAGACTCCCGCAACAGGCGGCTACTTCAACTTAGGTGAAGCAGCCATATATACAATTGCGTTTATAGCACCACCACTTGTAACAGCCATATCCTCTGGCCTAGGGCCTGCATTAGCAGATCTGGCTCTTGGCTACTGGTACTTCGCACCAGCAACATTTGTCATAAAGTTCTCGGAGGGGTTCATCGTTTCAAAGCTTTTGAATTGGCTTCGCTCAAAGCCCCATGGAAAAGCTGTTCTCAACATCATTAGAGTTCTTGCAATTGTTCTTGCAGCTACCCTAGCAATTATTGTTATTGTTACAGAATTGTCTTTTGGTGGTGGTGTTGGAGTAGAGTTCTCGTGGACTCCAACAACACTCTTTGGACTCTCTATACCAATACCAAACCTTAGGATAGTTTTACCATCTATTGCATGGATAGTTATAGCCGTGGTATTTATAATAGTTGCAGTACTATCCATAGCCATATGGGGAAAACCATACGTCATATCAATGGCTGTTGGCGGATTAATAATGGTCACAGGGTATTTTCTATACGAGTACTTTGTCTCAAATCCGATCATACTTCACAGAGAGGCCCAAGCCGCGATATTTGAGATACCTGTTAACATAGGGCAGTTTGTAGCTGGCATAATATTGTCCTACCCATTGGTGCAATTTATTGAGAGAGCTAAAGGCTCTAGAGGTTAG